The Oncorhynchus mykiss isolate Arlee chromosome 14, USDA_OmykA_1.1, whole genome shotgun sequence genome segment TTTATCTTGTATTATTTTGAACTTAACATAAATTGGGGGTATTTAGAGTACTATAAATGTTATAGAACAAGCCTATAACAATAACTCCATTTCAACAaaaatgcagatagaaccttGTAGTCCCAAGCTCTCGAAATGTCAGAAGTttcgttttttttaaacagaaagaCAAAATTGTTTGCAACAAAAACGTTAATTATAAATGGCATGCAGATATAAGAGCTAAGTTAGCATTTAGAGTGAGGTCATGGCTTTCTAACTGTCCACTCGATTGTTGTGTCTCTGAAACGTTCAAGTTAAAATGCTAACTGAGAGAGGGGAGTCATAATTAGTGCTATGTGGGGACTGGAGTGCGCATGAAGAACAAACATTGGTTCTTGTGGCGCTGTTAGTCCAACCCATGTAACCCATGGCTTAATGAAGCGTGTGAGCTGGAGGGAAAGTTCATGATTGTCAACAAAGAAAGATGATAATGAAAATGGAATACTGTACCTTAAGCATTCATTTCCCATTTGTAGTTTTAATCCCCAATCTTACTTTAGCTCAAGCCCAATGCCCATGGAATGCACAGAGAGTGTGATTTCACCATTTTAACAACGTTTTTATTGAAATAAAATTGGATTTAGTCGTAAAAAAAACGTGAACAAGTTTTCTCCCAGGGTACAATATTTTTACAAACAAAGAAATggataaaacaaaaacagaagcAAAATGAAAATGTCTCGTCAAAATGGGGATAACTGCAGCTTTAAATACAGCTGAACACAAGCAACATGGAACACTGAACTGCAATGCCTCCTGGGTACTCTAGTGTAGCAAACATTATGACGCTCACTTGAAGCATGACAATAACAGTACTACCTCCTGTATTcaaatgtgcgtgtgtgtgtgtgtgtgtgtgtgtgtgtgtgtgtgtgtgtgtgtgtgtgtgtaatttgatTGTTAGGGAATTTTGTTGGTGAATGCAGGCATCACTAACAAGGACAACTGAGTGGCTCAGTTACTCACAGAAAATGAATGTTCTCCATTTGAGTAGAAATCACACACAGGACATGTTGCAATCAGAACAAACACATGATGAGTAAAACAAAAAATACAACAACAGCAAACATAGTTTGTTATTCACATATGTACAACTTGCATATTACTACATCATACGATTGTCTCCAAATCATTTTAAAGAGGCCATACGAACAAAGCAATCTTGTTTTTTTGGTATACTCTCCAACAGATACTACTGCAAAACGCAATCAACCTCGGTCTCCTGTTCTTTCTTTTCAGAGCCTCGTTTCACAGTGGATGTGACATTATTCACAGCTTGCCGGGGCCTCAAGTCCATTACTCATAAAGGTGCCATACCCCACTACTTATGAGCATGAATTTAACCACCCCACATATGTACGTTAAATAAAGCAAGGCACTCTCTGTGTACAGGCGAGCGGGGCTGGAATTACCTGCCATTAATCTGTGCAAACAATTGACTTAAGCCCCAGTAAATGAAGAGTCCTTTTTCAATGGCCTGACAGGATGTGCAGTGGCAGGCTTCACAATAACACAAGGTGTCTGAAAGGACCTTCCCTTGTCGTTAAGTGtgcttttctttttttacatgtCTTCTTTGCTTCCCTGCCCCCTCTCCCTTCTTTCCCCTTGGCTATCTACCCTTTGGTGAAAGGTTTTAATTATTTGGAAGTGAAAACATAAAAAAAGTGCAGTTAGGCCAAGATTGTACTATCCAGTGGTAGCCAACAGACAATAAAAATGTCTGAGGAATTCACCAGCACTTTGTCACACTCAAATGAACAAACTCAGTGTGAAAGGAAATAGAATCCTgccataaagagagactttaaaaCCAAATTATTTCTCTAAACACATTAAAATATACGGAATGACTCTGTGTGGGGCAGTGTAGGTGCCCAACCAAAGATATGCCTCCTGTAAAATAAACACAACACAAAAACATAAGCTCCTTCATTTAAAAACCATAAGCTCCTTCATTTAAACTCCCTCAAAAGGTTGAGATAAAATTAAATATTTCCTTCTTAGCGTGAAAGTGTAGTGAGTCCATTTTAAGgggaggattttttttaaatgacaaacataaacataacaaaaaataaaaatgagagATGAAAAGGCAAGCCTGCCCTGATTTGGGAAAGGTAGTGGCGTGATCGCTGTGAGAGAATGAGTGATCAGTGCAGCTTTGGTAGCAAATCTCTGTGATTTAGTCCCATCTCTACCAAACCTCATCGGTCCACATAATGTTCCTGTTGTACCCTGCTGTGGGGAAGTAGTCGCCTACCTGTTTGTTGCTGTATTTCGGCGGGTTTGCCTTGTAGCTGTAATCCGAATATTGATCGGAGCCTGTAGAGTTGTTGTCACCTGTGCCCACAAAGGTGTTGGTGGCGGGCAGGTCCTGAACGGCTTGGTGCTTCTTGGAGGCAGAGGGGGACTGGGGCTGCAGCTGgatggagggcagtggggagtTGGAGCGGTAATGTCTGCCCAGGTCGGGGCTGCCCGGGGGGTAGTTGAGGGGCAGGTGGATCCGGGGACTGTCATTGACACTATCGTTTATGAGGTTGAAATTGAGGCCCTTCTGGAGGCTGGCCTCTTCGTCCTCCTCCAGTGGCTTGGTGGGCTTGGGCACCTTGCCCTTCTTGCTCTTTTTGCCCTTGCCATTCTTGGGCCCTGCTTTGGGGGCATACAGGTCCTTGCTCTCCTTCTTGCCCGCCTGGTAGCCGCTCTTGGTGTCCTTCTGCATGCGATGACggatcaccaccaccaccacgatgACCAGGATGACTCCGGCGATGCCCGCTAGGCTGCCATACAGGATGTTGCTGCGCTGGGCCAGCGCATAGTTGGGGTCCCCGGCAATGTCTCTGTCCAGAGGAGTGTAGAGGCTGTGACCCACCAGAGACTCGATCAGGGTGATGTTGCCCATGGTCTCATTGACGAAGATGTGGACCAGGGCGGTGGTGTGGCGTGGTGGCTTGCCTTTGTCGCTCACCTTCACCACCAGACGGTGGAGCCCGTTGTGCTTGCGGGTGAACTCCTGGGCCAGGGTGATCTCCCCATTGTTGGGCGAGATGTGAAACAGTCCGTAGGGGTTCCCTCCGGTAATGCTGAAGACCAGCTCGGAGTTGGGTCCCGTGTCGATGTCTTCGGCCTCCACCACTTCAACGCGTGTCTCGGGGGTCGTGAGAGGTGGGAGGTACTTGTAGGAGGAGTTAGAGGGCTTGGTGACGTAGGGGGAGTTATCGTTCTCGTCCAAGACGTTGATGGTCACACCCACGTAGGAGGACCTGGGAGGGTCACCGGCGTCCACAGCCCTGAGGCGGAAAGTGTATGTACTCTCCTTCTCACGGTCAAAGGATATGCTGGAGAGGATAGTACCTGTGCCATTCTGGATGACAAACTTGCCATTGTCGGGCTCCACAGAGAGTCGCACCATGGCGTTCTCGCCCTTATCTGCGTCGATGACCGTCACCATGCCAACAGGGCTGAGCGGAGGCATGTTCTCCAAGACGGAGAAGCTGTAGCCGCTCAACATGAACTTGGGGTCGTTGTCGTTACGATCCAGCACCTTGACCACCACCGTGGCCGTCCCCCTCAGGCTAGGCGAGCCCTTATCGGCTGCCGCCACGTGGAACTCGTACTGCTCCCTGTGCTCACGGTCCAGCGTATTCCTCACGTGCACCTCTCCCGTTTTGGGGTCGATCTCAAAGAGCCCCTTAGTGGTTGAGTCCATGATGATGCTGTAGGTCAGCTCTGCGTTGGACCCACTGTCCGCGTCTGTGGCCACCACATCCAGGACCTTATCACCTGGCTGATTCTCCTCTGCAAAGTCCACCTCAAACAGATTGGGGGAGAagacaggggcattgtcattcaTGTCGGTGACTTGCACCTTCAGGGAGTTTGTGCTGGACAGTGCAGGGTTACCGGAGTCCACCGCTACTATTTCAATCCTGTAGTCCTTGATGCGCTCGTAGTCTAGCAGGGTCGTGGTCTGCAGGAAGTATTTCCTCTTGCGGTCGTTGGCTGACTCGCTGGCGGGCCGCAGCTGGAAGGGGACGTCCCCGGCCACCACACAGGTGACCACAGCATTCTCCCCTTCATCACGATCCGACACCTGCACCAGGGCTACAGCCGTGCCGATGGGCATGTCCTCTGAGATGTTGGCCACACCATCGTGGTGGGTGACCAGGCCGATGCCACGGATCTCGATGGCGGGTGCATTATCGTTCTGGTCCTTGACGTTGATGGTCACCAGGACTTTGGAGCTCTTCGAGTTGGGGCCGCGATCCTTGGCCACCACGAAGAACTTGAGGAAGCTCTCCTCCTCTCGGTCCACCAGCCCCTTGACGTAGATGATCCCTGTGGAGCGGTCAATGCGTAGCAACCTCTGGACGGCATCGGAGGCCTGGTGCAGGCTATAGTCGATCTCCCCGTTGGTACCCATGTCAGCGTCGTTGGCTTTCAcctggacacacgcacacacacaaacacataaaagATTAGCCTTTAGCTTCTGCAACCTACCGTTTACAAAACCACGAAACAATTGTATTCCCCGTAATTTATGTAAATGCCTCTAAATTCACTCCTAGATTGTATCAACGCCTTGATTCTCCTCATAGCTCAAGTTCATGCTCTGTGTCATGCATAATGACTATCAAAACTAAGCATGCGCAGCCCCACATAAACATCTAGCGATTGTTACATGGGTCATTGGCAGTTAATGGGGAAATGACTGAGAGTGTTAATGTTCCTCCCATTATCAAAAGGCCCTTGTTCCTACAGGGGTCAATAGGAGGAGATAGAGTGACAGAGATTGGTGGCAACGGATTGACTTGGCCCTGCCTCTGTACTCCTTGCCAAAACAAGAAACTTCCCATAAGCTTCTGAGAACAGCCTTCCATTAATACATTAGGAAACAAGCCATCTCCATAATCTACACATGGGGGAATATCAACTCAGTGAGTTTGGTTATAAGGATCCTAATATATTTTATTGAATTATAGGCCCATGATTACACAGTATAAATAGAGGTGTCTGTGAGTAGATCTGGTGTAAATGGACTGGGAAAATGAGCGAGGTATCATTTAGAATGGAGGTAAACTGTCAGACCCAACCTTACAGTGTCACTCTGACACTTTACCACCTGACACACCAAAATCCATTTCTGTCATCTTTCTAACATTACTCATCCTTAAACACACCTTGCAAAACACCGTATCACTTACCCCATATGATAGTCAAATAGAATGCCCCAGCACTCCCATTACCGAGCCATGCATGACTTAATGTGACTCAGACATCAGATTATCCATGGGGTTTATTGGTATTAATGCTCTATGTGACTCATTCCATTTCATCCTCCACAGAAACCCCAGGATGCATTTCACTTAACAGGCATTTGGAGAGAATTCCTTTGAGAAAGCAGAAATGCTTGATTGACACGTCTGACCTGTTTAAGTCGTCAAATTAGACTATTTTTCTACCCTTGCCGTTCATTTGCCACTGCTCCCTTAGCAAGATCATGAAGGGAGAAAACACTATTTGAAAACATCTTGAACGCATGGACTAACTGTTGACTGAGAGATTAACAGTATTTATACACATTTTATGCCTGGACACTTCGTCTCAAATTGCTCTTGGAACCCGGCCAACTGTAGGGCTCGCCTTATCGGCTGTGTCGCACTGCAATCCAATATGCCATTCTCAGAACCTGTCAATAATTCACTAGTGTTTTGTAAAACCGGTGGTTAAAGTGACAGTGGGAAGAGGAAGAAAAATCCATTTACTGAGGAGAATATGATTTGGTTCCATCGtttcctaaaccttaaccctgttGTTTTGTATCGGTGCCCAGGCCCCATGGGAAATAGGGGGCCTAATGTAATGAGGGTGCTTGTCAAGTGGAGTTTGAGGGCTCTTTGGATCGTAGTGTGAGCTAGTTTACCAGTTCCTTTCACCGTCTCTTCACCAGATATAAATTGAGAAGTATAAATATGGTGTAGGGAGTTGAATAGCTGAACCACAAAGTCTGAGTTTAAAGATTCACTTAGTTACTCTAAGTGAATCTACTTCATTGCGCTTTTGACCGAAACAAATGGCCCCACAGCATGAAACGGCAGTTATTTTCATGTGTGAAAtgctctgagagagggagagagatataaactTTGTGACTGAGTCTATGAGTGTATCTCTATCTAACTGCAAGTCACTCTGgaaaaaagtgtctgctaaatgacaaaaatgttcaAAAAAATCTTAAAAGAAATGTAAAGTATATAGAatctctgtatgtactgtactgtaggtatctCTGTGTTTAGTACCTGCAAGACTGAGTGTCCCACAGGGCTGTTCTCAGCCAGCTCAGCCTCATAGTGGCTCCTCTCAAACTTGGGTGCGTTGTCGTTCTGGTCGGTGACGGTCACCCTCAGCAGGGCGCTGCTGGCTCGCGGTGGTGTGCCCCCGTCCACCACACGGATGTTGAGATCGTACGAGTCTTTCTGCTCGCGGTCCAGGTTGCCCATGACGATGAGCTGCGGCTGCTTCTCGTCTGTGTCCTCGGCCACCTGCAGGCTGAAGAGCTGGTCGGCGTCAGGCCCGGCGCTGAGCGAGTACTCGGCCACGCCGTTGTGGCCCGAGTCCTTGTCGCTGGCCATGGGGATGGAGAAGAGCGCCCcgatgtgtgtgttctctgggaTGGACAGCATGAGGATGGGCGAGGTGAACTGGGGTGTGTTGTCATTGACATCCTGCACCTCGATGCGGCCCTCGATCAGTCGCGGTCCCTGGCCCTGCTTCAGGTCCGTGATGGACACCTCGAACTCCAGGAAGCACTTGTCGCCCTCGAGCAGGTTGCGGCAGTCCCGCAGTGTCTCACGGTCGATGGGGACCTCTGTGGTGTAAATGTCTCCCGTCTTGCCGTCCACGCGCAGGTAAGGGGTGCCCACCTCCAGCTTGTACAGATGGCCTGAGTCGGGCAGGCCCTCGTCCGATGCCAGGCTGCCGATCAACGTGTTGGGCGGCTGCTCCTCGAGCATCCGGTAGAGAATGTCAGTGGGATCGGCGGCACAGCAAACCAGAAGCATGGCGGCCAACACCAGAGTGGCATCCCACCTCAGCACCATCACTCCGCTTGACTGGAAACGCATCGGTCTGCAAGAAAGAAAATGACAAAGACAAACAAACATGATTAGAAATGGCCTCACTCATCTTCTAGAAAGGTCCGGACAACTTTTAAAGACAC includes the following:
- the LOC110489032 gene encoding protocadherin-1 isoform X1, whose protein sequence is MADTLMSRAEGILRVVSSSSFIRCVLLRMLRSAQSCLIESPMRFQSSGVMVLRWDATLVLAAMLLVCCAADPTDILYRMLEEQPPNTLIGSLASDEGLPDSGHLYKLEVGTPYLRVDGKTGDIYTTEVPIDRETLRDCRNLLEGDKCFLEFEVSITDLKQGQGPRLIEGRIEVQDVNDNTPQFTSPILMLSIPENTHIGALFSIPMASDKDSGHNGVAEYSLSAGPDADQLFSLQVAEDTDEKQPQLIVMGNLDREQKDSYDLNIRVVDGGTPPRASSALLRVTVTDQNDNAPKFERSHYEAELAENSPVGHSVLQVKANDADMGTNGEIDYSLHQASDAVQRLLRIDRSTGIIYVKGLVDREEESFLKFFVVAKDRGPNSKSSKVLVTINVKDQNDNAPAIEIRGIGLVTHHDGVANISEDMPIGTAVALVQVSDRDEGENAVVTCVVAGDVPFQLRPASESANDRKRKYFLQTTTLLDYERIKDYRIEIVAVDSGNPALSSTNSLKVQVTDMNDNAPVFSPNLFEVDFAEENQPGDKVLDVVATDADSGSNAELTYSIIMDSTTKGLFEIDPKTGEVHVRNTLDREHREQYEFHVAAADKGSPSLRGTATVVVKVLDRNDNDPKFMLSGYSFSVLENMPPLSPVGMVTVIDADKGENAMVRLSVEPDNGKFVIQNGTGTILSSISFDREKESTYTFRLRAVDAGDPPRSSYVGVTINVLDENDNSPYVTKPSNSSYKYLPPLTTPETRVEVVEAEDIDTGPNSELVFSITGGNPYGLFHISPNNGEITLAQEFTRKHNGLHRLVVKVSDKGKPPRHTTALVHIFVNETMGNITLIESLVGHSLYTPLDRDIAGDPNYALAQRSNILYGSLAGIAGVILVIVVVVVIRHRMQKDTKSGYQAGKKESKDLYAPKAGPKNGKGKKSKKGKVPKPTKPLEEDEEASLQKGLNFNLINDSVNDSPRIHLPLNYPPGSPDLGRHYRSNSPLPSIQLQPQSPSASKKHQAVQDLPATNTFVGTGDNNSTGSDQYSDYSYKANPPKYSNKQLPHRRVTFSTANQAQDLQDPSQHSYYDSGLEESETPSSKSSSGPRIGPLALPEDHYERTTPDGSIGEMEHPENDLRPLPDVAMTGNCTHECTEFGHSDACWMPGQPSPNRKSSTKNAPKLSTFVPYLESEGQDHLLANGSPKPMADERGSAGGGSGGSKVANIRFLPPYSSAFSGGSDSGKGCEEIPLSQAAEYHSATTPTNQGSKREIYL
- the LOC110489032 gene encoding protocadherin-1 isoform X2 — translated: MRFQSSGVMVLRWDATLVLAAMLLVCCAADPTDILYRMLEEQPPNTLIGSLASDEGLPDSGHLYKLEVGTPYLRVDGKTGDIYTTEVPIDRETLRDCRNLLEGDKCFLEFEVSITDLKQGQGPRLIEGRIEVQDVNDNTPQFTSPILMLSIPENTHIGALFSIPMASDKDSGHNGVAEYSLSAGPDADQLFSLQVAEDTDEKQPQLIVMGNLDREQKDSYDLNIRVVDGGTPPRASSALLRVTVTDQNDNAPKFERSHYEAELAENSPVGHSVLQVKANDADMGTNGEIDYSLHQASDAVQRLLRIDRSTGIIYVKGLVDREEESFLKFFVVAKDRGPNSKSSKVLVTINVKDQNDNAPAIEIRGIGLVTHHDGVANISEDMPIGTAVALVQVSDRDEGENAVVTCVVAGDVPFQLRPASESANDRKRKYFLQTTTLLDYERIKDYRIEIVAVDSGNPALSSTNSLKVQVTDMNDNAPVFSPNLFEVDFAEENQPGDKVLDVVATDADSGSNAELTYSIIMDSTTKGLFEIDPKTGEVHVRNTLDREHREQYEFHVAAADKGSPSLRGTATVVVKVLDRNDNDPKFMLSGYSFSVLENMPPLSPVGMVTVIDADKGENAMVRLSVEPDNGKFVIQNGTGTILSSISFDREKESTYTFRLRAVDAGDPPRSSYVGVTINVLDENDNSPYVTKPSNSSYKYLPPLTTPETRVEVVEAEDIDTGPNSELVFSITGGNPYGLFHISPNNGEITLAQEFTRKHNGLHRLVVKVSDKGKPPRHTTALVHIFVNETMGNITLIESLVGHSLYTPLDRDIAGDPNYALAQRSNILYGSLAGIAGVILVIVVVVVIRHRMQKDTKSGYQAGKKESKDLYAPKAGPKNGKGKKSKKGKVPKPTKPLEEDEEASLQKGLNFNLINDSVNDSPRIHLPLNYPPGSPDLGRHYRSNSPLPSIQLQPQSPSASKKHQAVQDLPATNTFVGTGDNNSTGSDQYSDYSYKANPPKYSNKQLPHRRVTFSTANQAQDLQDPSQHSYYDSGLEESETPSSKSSSGPRIGPLALPEDHYERTTPDGSIGEMEHPENDLRPLPDVAMTGNCTHECTEFGHSDACWMPGQPSPNRKSSTKNAPKLSTFVPYLESEGQDHLLANGSPKPMADERGSAGGGSGGSKVANIRFLPPYSSAFSGGSDSGKGCEEIPLSQAAEYHSATTPTNQGSKREIYL
- the LOC110489032 gene encoding protocadherin-1 isoform X3, translated to MADTLMSRAEGILRVVSSSSFIRCVLLRMLRSAQSCLIESPMRFQSSGVMVLRWDATLVLAAMLLVCCAADPTDILYRMLEEQPPNTLIGSLASDEGLPDSGHLYKLEVGTPYLRVDGKTGDIYTTEVPIDRETLRDCRNLLEGDKCFLEFEVSITDLKQGQGPRLIEGRIEVQDVNDNTPQFTSPILMLSIPENTHIGALFSIPMASDKDSGHNGVAEYSLSAGPDADQLFSLQVAEDTDEKQPQLIVMGNLDREQKDSYDLNIRVVDGGTPPRASSALLRVTVTDQNDNAPKFERSHYEAELAENSPVGHSVLQVKANDADMGTNGEIDYSLHQASDAVQRLLRIDRSTGIIYVKGLVDREEESFLKFFVVAKDRGPNSKSSKVLVTINVKDQNDNAPAIEIRGIGLVTHHDGVANISEDMPIGTAVALVQVSDRDEGENAVVTCVVAGDVPFQLRPASESANDRKRKYFLQTTTLLDYERIKDYRIEIVAVDSGNPALSSTNSLKVQVTDMNDNAPVFSPNLFEVDFAEENQPGDKVLDVVATDADSGSNAELTYSIIMDSTTKGLFEIDPKTGEVHVRNTLDREHREQYEFHVAAADKGSPSLRGTATVVVKVLDRNDNDPKFMLSGYSFSVLENMPPLSPVGMVTVIDADKGENAMVRLSVEPDNGKFVIQNGTGTILSSISFDREKESTYTFRLRAVDAGDPPRSSYVGVTINVLDENDNSPYVTKPSNSSYKYLPPLTTPETRVEVVEAEDIDTGPNSELVFSITGGNPYGLFHISPNNGEITLAQEFTRKHNGLHRLVVKVSDKGKPPRHTTALVHIFVNETMGNITLIESLVGHSLYTPLDRDIAGDPNYALAQRSNILYGSLAGIAGVILVIVVVVVIRHRMQKDTKSGYQAGKKESKDLYAPKAGPKNGKGKKSKKGKVPKPTKPLEEDEEASLQKGLNFNLINDSVNDSPRIHLPLNYPPGSPDLGRHYRSNSPLPSIQLQPQSPSASKKHQAVQDLPATNTFVGTGDNNSTGSDQYSDYSYKANPPKYSNKQLPHRRVTFSTANQAQDLQDPSQHSYYDSGLEESETPSSKSSSGPRIGPLALPEDHYERTTPDGSIGEMEHPENGAVSGADQEMGASQKRLP